The Peribacillus sp. FSL P2-0133 genome has a segment encoding these proteins:
- a CDS encoding alpha/beta hydrolase-fold protein has protein sequence MSLRKGTIKEYMFKSEALAEELELLVYLPANFSPLYKYSLVIAQDGRDYFQMGRIGRVADELLGNDEIENIIIVGIPYKDRFDRRRKYHPDGEQHISYIRFLAHELVPFLDDEFPTYQMGHGRTLIGDSLGGTVSLLAALQYPHTFGKCIMQSPLANEAVMDAVRNFEDPHLLELYHVIGTGETDVPTTDGNKANFIEPNRELHKLINQKGFPCFYEEFEGNHTWKYWQADLKRALLEMF, from the coding sequence ATGAGTTTACGCAAAGGCACAATTAAAGAGTACATGTTTAAAAGCGAAGCTTTAGCAGAAGAATTGGAACTGCTTGTTTACTTGCCTGCTAATTTTTCGCCATTGTATAAATATTCGCTTGTGATTGCTCAGGATGGCCGTGATTATTTTCAAATGGGCCGAATTGGTAGGGTAGCAGATGAACTGTTAGGGAACGATGAGATCGAGAATATCATCATTGTCGGCATTCCTTATAAAGACCGCTTTGACCGCAGGCGCAAATATCATCCGGACGGGGAACAGCACATTTCATACATACGTTTTCTTGCACATGAACTTGTCCCGTTTTTAGATGATGAATTCCCAACCTATCAAATGGGACATGGTCGAACTTTGATCGGTGACTCTCTTGGGGGTACAGTTTCTTTATTGGCCGCTTTGCAGTACCCGCATACATTCGGGAAATGCATCATGCAGTCGCCACTTGCCAATGAAGCAGTAATGGACGCTGTACGTAATTTTGAGGATCCGCATCTCCTCGAACTTTATCATGTGATCGGGACTGGTGAAACAGATGTTCCGACGACGGATGGCAACAAGGCAAACTTCATAGAACCAAATAGGGAATTGCATAAATTAATAAATCAAAAAGGATTTCCTTGCTTCTATGAAGAATTTGAAGGTAATCATACCTGGAAATATTGGCAGGCAGATTTAAAACGAGCACTATTGGAAATGTTCTAA
- a CDS encoding phosphatidylglycerophosphatase A, producing the protein MADVHVHSREVTKAAKRTLLERGVSVEAIAKIVYELQFPYKADLKLEECIHSVERVLLKREIQHAILVGVELDKLAEQKKLSEPLQSIVESDEGLFGVDETIAFGAVLGYGSIAVTTFGHLDKNKIGVIHELDKKQEGIVHTFLDDIVASIAASAASRLAHRLRDEEESLTEQEKYIQEEEELIG; encoded by the coding sequence ATGGCAGATGTACACGTACACAGCAGGGAAGTAACAAAGGCGGCTAAACGAACATTATTAGAGCGTGGTGTCAGTGTGGAGGCAATTGCAAAAATCGTTTATGAATTGCAGTTCCCGTACAAAGCTGATCTTAAGCTGGAGGAATGCATCCACAGCGTTGAGCGTGTCCTGTTGAAAAGGGAAATTCAACATGCCATTTTAGTCGGTGTGGAGCTGGATAAACTGGCAGAGCAAAAAAAGCTATCAGAACCCCTGCAATCGATTGTTGAGTCTGATGAAGGGCTATTCGGAGTGGATGAAACGATTGCCTTTGGTGCAGTACTCGGTTACGGAAGCATTGCTGTAACGACCTTTGGCCATTTAGATAAAAATAAAATAGGCGTCATACACGAACTTGATAAGAAGCAAGAAGGAATCGTTCATACCTTCCTGGATGATATCGTTGCAAGCATTGCCGCGAGTGCCGCCTCAAGGTTAGCTCATCGTCTGAGGGATGAAGAAGAATCGTTAACTGAACAGGAAAAGTATATCCAGGAAGAAGAAGAGTTAATAGGTTGA